The genomic DNA ACGCGCCGGGCGAAGGGGCGACAGTGAGCTGAGGGGCGGCGTCCTCCGAATGTGAAGCATTGTGCCTGTTACCCGATTTACGTGACACCGGTGGCGGAGCGCGGGGTGGTGTGCCGTGGTGTGCGGGTGCGCCGGTAAGGGCTTGTCGCCGGGGGTGGCGGGGGTGGTTGCCGTGCTCAGTGATTGTCAGGGTCACGTCTGTGGGGAGTGTGTGACGACTGCAGTCGTCGGTTACGGAAATATCCGCATTTTGTAACGCAGGCTGAAGCCTGTGCCGGTGGGCGGGCGGGTGGTTCAGAGTGTGGGTCCTCGGCTTGTTGAGCCGGGACCCGCACCGCGCAACATGGCTCCGACCTGGGCCTGGGCGCCTCTACTTGAGGGGACATCACGTGTCTGCTTCTCGTACTGTCCGTCGTCTCGTCGCTACCGGTCTGGCGGCCGGTTCCCTTGTCGCCGTCGTGGCGATGCCGGCATCGGCCGACGACGGCCACCACCGTGGCCGTCACCACCAGACGTACTCCCGTGTGGTGCTCGGCGGCATCCAGTACAACAGCCCGGGCGTCGACGACCACTCCAACCGTTCGCTGAACGGGGAATGGGTCGAGGTCACCAACACCGGCTACCGGCCGGTGAACCTGGACGGATGGACACTGTCGAACCGGGACGGCAAGCGCTACCGCTTCGACGACCTGCGTCTGGGCGCCCGGGCCACCGTCCGCGTCCACACCGGACGCGGCTACGACACCCGCGCCCACGTCTACCAGGACCGCCGCTTCGACTACGTCTGGAGCAACTACTCCGACAAGGCCACCCTGCGCGACGACCACGGTCGGACCGTCGACACCAAGTCCTGGGGCCGCGACCGCGACCACCGCTACAACGACCGCGGACACCGCCGCTGACCTGACCCCGTCCGCCACCGCCTGCTGACAGCCACAGCGGACCTCCCGGAACGGCTGCGTGCCGCCACCCCCCGCCCCCGAAGTGGCGGCACGCAGCCCACGCGCTCACCGGCCACCCCCCTCGGGGCGGGGGACCACCGGGACACCACGCCCGGGACACGCAGCAGGGCCCAGGTCCGGACGGACCTGGGCCCTGCTGCGTGCACCAGCGTCGGGTGCATCCCGCACTTCGAAGCCGGGGCGGGACAGCCCTGAGCTGGGCTGGGCTCATCCGCATCGATCTGTTGCGCCGGGGGCCGTCTTCCACCGTCGGAGGTGGAGTCGGGTGAGGAGATCCTGAGCGATGCAGCCGCAGGCGATGCGCGCGACGGTGCGATGCGACTTGTGTGGTGAAACAGGTGGCCGGATCGGTCAGGATTCGAGAAGCGCGGGCCACGGAGCCGCACCTAGCATGACAGTCATGGACATCACCATTCACACAAGCTTCCTCCCGCATGACGACCCGGACGCGTCACTGGCCTTCTACCGCGACACCCTCGGCTTCGAGGTCCGCAGCGACTTCGGGCAGGGCAAGATGCGCTGGATCACGGTCGGCCCTGCCGGCCAGCCCGACACGTCCATCCTCCTGGCGCCGCCGGCTGCCGACCCTGGGGTCACCGAGGACGAGCGCCGCACCATCGCCGAGATGATGGCCAAGGGCACCTACGGGTGGATCCTGCTGGCCACCCGGGACCTCAACGGCACTTTCGAGAAGGTGCAGGCCAGCGATGCCGAGGTCGTGCAGGAGCCGACCGAGCAGCCGTACGGCATCCGCGACTGCGCCTTCCGTGATCCCGCGGGCAACCTGGTCCGCATCCAGGAGCTTCGCTGAGCCGTCCGGTCATCGATTCGGCCATCACGGCCGACGTCGCGACCACCTCGGCGAATTCGGCGGCCGGCGTTCCCCGGCCGCTCTCCTTGAACCCGTCCCTCGGCGGCCGGGCGTCGAAGAGCGTGAGCCGCCCCGGCCTCCGTCCCGCCGCCGTCGAGCAGTTGCTCGACCGGCTCGTGGACTCCCGCAAGCCGGCCATCTCCACCGAGTGCTTCGCCGTGCGCTGCGGCTCGCGTCCCAGGTGCTCGCGGACATCGAGGAAATGGAGTTCTCCCATGTGTCACCCTTCGTGGGGGCGCGCACGCATCGTGGCGCATCGCCTGAACGACCTCGCGCGACTGCGCCGCGTCCGCGACCGGATCGACCGCGAGTACGCGCAGCCGCTGAACGTCGAGGCGCTCGCCCGCGGCGTGAACATGTCGGCCGGGCACCTCAGTCGCCAGTTCCGGCTGGCCTACGGCGAGTCGCCGTACACGTACTTGATGACGCGTCGCATCGAGCGTGCGACGGCGCTGCTGCGGCGTGGCGATCTCAGCGTCACCGAGGTCTGCTTCGCGGTCGGCTGCTCATCGCTGGGCACGTTCAGCACCCGTTTCACCGAGCTGGTCGGCATGCCGCCCAGCGCCTACCGGCGCCGCGCAACAGGCGCGGTGGCGGGGATGCCGCCGTGCGTGGCGAAACAGGTGACAAGACCGGTCAGGAATCAAGAAGCGCCGGCCGTCGAGCCGCAACTAGCGTGATGGCCATGGCATCCATCGCATCCGTAACCCTCGACGTGGCCGACCCTTCGGCCGCCGACCGCTTCTACACCACAGCCTTCGGCCTGGACAGGCAGATACGCCTGCGGGCCTCGGAGGCACCCACCACCGGCTTCCGTGGGTTCACGCTGTCGCTCACGGTGTCCCAGCCTGCCACCGTCAACAGCCTCATCGACGCGGCCCTCGAAGCCGGTGCCACGTCGCTGAAGCCTGCCGCGAAATCGTTCTGGGGCTACGGGGGCGTCGTGCGA from Streptomyces sp. NBC_01707 includes the following:
- a CDS encoding lamin tail domain-containing protein; this encodes MSASRTVRRLVATGLAAGSLVAVVAMPASADDGHHRGRHHQTYSRVVLGGIQYNSPGVDDHSNRSLNGEWVEVTNTGYRPVNLDGWTLSNRDGKRYRFDDLRLGARATVRVHTGRGYDTRAHVYQDRRFDYVWSNYSDKATLRDDHGRTVDTKSWGRDRDHRYNDRGHRR
- a CDS encoding helix-turn-helix transcriptional regulator, which codes for MCHPSWGRARIVAHRLNDLARLRRVRDRIDREYAQPLNVEALARGVNMSAGHLSRQFRLAYGESPYTYLMTRRIERATALLRRGDLSVTEVCFAVGCSSLGTFSTRFTELVGMPPSAYRRRATGAVAGMPPCVAKQVTRPVRNQEAPAVEPQLA
- a CDS encoding VOC family protein; translated protein: MDITIHTSFLPHDDPDASLAFYRDTLGFEVRSDFGQGKMRWITVGPAGQPDTSILLAPPAADPGVTEDERRTIAEMMAKGTYGWILLATRDLNGTFEKVQASDAEVVQEPTEQPYGIRDCAFRDPAGNLVRIQELR